The following proteins are co-located in the Hydrogenophaga sp. RAC07 genome:
- a CDS encoding tetratricopeptide repeat protein encodes MTGEREMIHPRTLLGAALVVLTSVSQAQDSHRGDWLRNPAMGNYKAYAEFKMAHYAEAREVWETLAEVGNGDALFNLGILAEDGLGEPRNMKKAETLYTSAAQAGNFKAQYRLGMLYSAGTLLPRDVEKARVFLTLAAHGGDRDAIATLATLGQPAASLTPYQRAEFLGASGEHTKAAALYRQLAEAGDRRAQTRLAWMFEAGRGVPRDLSEAALRFESAAVAGEAEAQYALAVMYRTGKGRERDVAQSLVWLRQAAGQSYPPAVAALASSQSAGVGL; translated from the coding sequence ATGACTGGAGAACGTGAAATGATCCATCCGCGCACCCTGCTCGGCGCTGCGCTGGTGGTGCTCACCAGTGTTTCACAGGCGCAAGACAGCCACCGCGGCGACTGGCTGCGCAACCCCGCCATGGGCAACTACAAGGCCTATGCGGAATTCAAGATGGCCCACTACGCCGAGGCGCGCGAGGTGTGGGAAACCCTGGCCGAGGTGGGCAACGGCGACGCGCTGTTCAACCTCGGCATCCTGGCCGAAGACGGTCTCGGCGAGCCCAGGAACATGAAGAAGGCCGAGACGCTCTACACCAGCGCCGCGCAGGCCGGCAACTTCAAGGCGCAGTACCGCCTGGGCATGTTGTACAGCGCGGGCACCCTGCTGCCGCGCGATGTGGAGAAGGCGCGCGTCTTCCTCACGCTGGCGGCGCACGGCGGCGACAGGGACGCCATCGCCACGCTGGCCACGCTGGGCCAGCCCGCGGCCAGCCTCACGCCTTACCAGCGCGCCGAATTCCTGGGCGCCAGCGGCGAGCACACGAAGGCGGCCGCGCTCTACCGCCAGCTCGCCGAGGCCGGCGACCGCCGCGCGCAGACGCGCCTGGCCTGGATGTTTGAAGCCGGCCGTGGTGTGCCGCGCGACTTGTCCGAGGCCGCGCTTCGCTTCGAGAGCGCGGCCGTGGCTGGCGAGGCCGAGGCGCAGTACGCGCTCGCCGTGATGTACCGCACCGGCAAAGGCCGTGAGCGCGATGTGGCGCAAAGCCTGGTGTGGCTGCGCCAGGCCGCCGGGCAGAGCTACCCGCCAGCGGTGGCGGCGCTGGCATCGAGCCAGAGTGCGGGCGTGGGGCTTTGA
- a CDS encoding catalase family peroxidase, with protein MNTAFSVPSLMSVVACAAAALSTPTFAQVDPTRMVDAFERAGGKFEGFRRSGAKGVCATAEFVGSAQGRELSVSSAFSGRPVPVVARFSMGGGNPKAPDNGKSQRNLALQFDLPGNETWQMGNISAPIFGASSPEQMLARLEAVAPDPDTKKPNPDKVKAFNDANPDTLLQGKYFASQPVPASFGGVNYWGVHAFAFVDASGKKQYGKWIFEPVGGTQSLTDEEAQAKGPDFLQAELRQRVAAGGVAFDFNLQLAQPGDKLDSAVSPLPAERKKVTLGRLTIKSVAADATGPCVTINFNPMVLPKGVEPSTDPMLAARAAPYAVSMGRRLGEGPKQ; from the coding sequence ATGAACACTGCTTTCTCCGTTCCCTCCCTGATGTCGGTCGTTGCATGTGCGGCCGCCGCGCTGAGCACGCCCACCTTCGCCCAGGTCGATCCCACCCGCATGGTCGACGCCTTCGAGCGCGCCGGCGGCAAGTTCGAAGGCTTCCGCCGCTCGGGTGCCAAGGGCGTCTGCGCCACCGCCGAGTTTGTGGGCAGCGCGCAAGGCCGGGAGCTGTCGGTCTCGTCGGCCTTTAGTGGCCGGCCGGTGCCGGTGGTGGCGCGCTTCTCGATGGGCGGTGGCAACCCCAAGGCACCCGACAACGGCAAGAGCCAGCGCAACCTGGCGCTGCAGTTCGACCTGCCCGGCAACGAGACCTGGCAGATGGGCAACATCTCGGCGCCGATCTTCGGCGCGTCGTCGCCCGAACAGATGCTGGCACGCCTGGAGGCGGTCGCACCCGACCCTGACACCAAAAAGCCGAACCCCGACAAGGTCAAGGCCTTCAACGACGCCAACCCCGACACCCTGCTGCAAGGCAAGTACTTCGCCAGCCAGCCCGTGCCGGCGAGCTTTGGTGGTGTGAACTACTGGGGTGTGCACGCGTTCGCGTTTGTCGACGCCAGCGGCAAGAAGCAGTACGGCAAATGGATCTTCGAGCCGGTGGGCGGCACGCAGAGCCTGACCGACGAAGAAGCCCAGGCCAAGGGACCCGATTTTCTGCAAGCCGAGCTGCGCCAGCGCGTGGCGGCGGGTGGTGTGGCCTTTGATTTCAACCTGCAACTGGCACAGCCGGGCGACAAGCTCGACAGCGCCGTGAGCCCGCTGCCCGCAGAGCGCAAGAAGGTGACGCTGGGCCGCCTCACCATCAAGTCGGTGGCCGCCGATGCCACCGGTCCCTGCGTCACCATCAACTTCAACCCGATGGTCTTGCCCAAGGGCGTGGAGCCATCCACCGATCCCATGCTCGCTGCACGGGCTGCACCCTACGCGGTGTCGATGGGTCGACGCCTGGGCGAGGGCCCGAAGCAGTGA